The segment AACGAACAAATATACAGTCAAATTGATGAGTACATACAATACCTACCTATTAATCGAAAAACGGCAGCAACATTGTAAACAAGCTACATTcaaaatgaagaagaaattaCAATAGAAACGAGCACTGTAAGTCTATAAACTTTGTTCTCCTCTTCTTGGTAAGGGAACCCAGACGCATAGCCTCATGTACTAACTGGACAATATTACAGTGAACTGGAAGATGTGAGGCTACGTTAGGGTACCAAATAGGCAATGTAAAAACGATAGTACAATACCCAGAAAACAAATATCAAGCCttcattcttcttcttttattctCGTTTCGGCCTTTTTGAAATTACAGAATTGTAGGTCTGCAGGATAATCACCGGTGCTTTCCAGGGAGGCCGCCTCCGCCCTTGCGGATGAAGGCGTTTCTATTTTTCGGCTTTGGTATGTCGTGGATATCCATCACTTGAATTGTCCTCTGCTTTTTCGCTGCAAAAATaagatgaggaaaaaaatgttagaTACATGGAAACCAGTCTATTACTTTAATATGCCatttttatgaaattaattacatGCAATGAGCAATCAATCCTTCTATACATGCCTCTATGTCCATGGCACATTGTAGTAAAAACATGAAACAATATGTCATGAAATTGTTACCATTTTGTGCTTCCTGGTAGTTTTCTTGGAGTCTCTTTCTGGCAGAATCAAGCTTCTCAAGATCCATAAGATTATCTTTCTGCTCCCTTACAGTCCTCTGCAAAGAGTATTTATGAATACAAGTCAAAATGTAGGCACTGTTTTGCAAGAGATAAGCAGAGAAGATTTATATTCATGTGTACCCTAACATCTTTTCTCATGGCAAGTGGAACATGGGTAACTTTTTCACTATTTTGTATGATAAGATCAATGTGCAATAAGTGGTGCCTAGCAAGGCATCTTTAGTCAAAAGATGCCCACATCTGGGGTCCATGATGATGGAAGTTGCTCTAACTTTTTGTTCGTGGGAACCTTTCTTAATATATTCTAAACAAAATCAAGAGCATATTCTCTGTACTACTAATAACTAATGGGTTTAACAAAATAAGAGGACAATATGATTAGCCTTACAACTGGAGCAGAGGAGGAAGTAGTAGAATAGCCGATGCTGTTGTTCTGTTTGTTGTTATGATATGTAGGTGCTGGGCTTGTTCTGCGCTTCTCAATCATTGATTCGACGCCATTATTATTGCTAGATCTCTCTGAACTCAAACCATCTAGTGTCCAAACAAAAATTCCATTAGTACAGCATGAGGTCTTCAAAGATAAGAACATTGCGCCTATAAGCTAAAAAGAGTAGGTGTGGGAACTCACTATGTCTCTGTGGGCTGGGAGAATACTTGAAGTCTGAAACCTGCAACGGCATAATAATAACAGAGGTGTTCATGAATAAATTCATGTTTTAGTTAGCACTTCTCATCctctcttttgtaagacttgagCAAAGAATGGTTATCATGTAACGGAATGTGGTATGTCAGTTAAACAAACAGTTGGATGAACTGGGCTAGGAAATATTCCTCGCACGATAGTGCCTACCAAAACCAAACCTTTCTCCACCagaattaaaaatgaaaaactaaaggTAGTGTGATGAATTTAATTGTGGGGAATTACTAAGCAAGAGCCACAGTGCTTGTCAGCATTGGATTGTTGAAGAGCAAGTTACCTGAGCATTTTGGTAGCTCCTGCCTTGGATTTTATCAGGAGAGTCACCATCAGCTGCGACCACGAAACAAACGACATCAATCAAAATTATCatctaaaacaaaaacaaatctagaaAACTCTGAAACAAAACACAATGCCGTACTTAGAACCGAGctaccgccgtcgccaccggaGTTGTGCAGCCGCACCCAGTCATCCACTATCTCCTTCCATTTCCTTCAGAGGAGCACGAGAACCAAACAATTGAACACCAGAAACACAACTAAATCACTACTGGATGCACAAGACATAGACGTGTCAGCAAAAGTTCGCTTGTTTATCACCTGACGAGCAGCTTCACAAGCTGCCGGACCTCGCCGGACGGGTGCTTGCGCAGGCCGTTGACATGGCGGCCGATGTCCGTCTCCTGCACAAGATCAGAAACACAAGCTTTTCACTCTCTTAGCTCAGCTGCTTCAACAAGCAACCACCAATCTCATCTTGTGCAAAGCCGAAGAAAAAGCGAATCGGGGAAAGGAAAATGGACCACAGAAAGGTGTGGTGTTCTTGACCTGGAGAGCCTTGTAGGTGATGTCCATGTCTGCGAGGCTCTGCAGCAAGCTGACCAGCTCGTCCTCCGACTGTGACGAAACCATACAGAAGTACAGTTTGTAACAGAAGAAGTGAGCTAGCAGTAGTAGCAAAATCGTACTCCTACACTGCCAAACCGGGTAAAGATGGGGATCTTTGAAGGGACCTGGTCGGGGTCCTCCAAGAAGTCCCTGATCGCCAGgatcttgctctccatgccgccgccctcgtcgtcgtcgaggccgtCCACGTCGGCATCCTCATCGGGCGAAGCcggggaagccgccgccgccgccgccgcctcgggctCGGCCGATCTCGGCGCGTCGCAGTTCCcgcagcggccgccggcggcggtggcgtagAGGCGCTCCACGATGCcgtcgcggcgcgcgcggagctCTGCGGGGCGGTCGCGCGCCGCCGAGGCGAGGGCGGCATCGACGAGGTCCCACA is part of the Oryza glaberrima chromosome 12, OglaRS2, whole genome shotgun sequence genome and harbors:
- the LOC127758166 gene encoding probable mediator of RNA polymerase II transcription subunit 26c gives rise to the protein MDTDGRLRRALAAFGGGADVWDLVDAALASAARDRPAELRARRDGIVERLYATAAGGRCGNCDAPRSAEPEAAAAAAASPASPDEDADVDGLDDDEGGGMESKILAIRDFLEDPDQSEDELVSLLQSLADMDITYKALQETDIGRHVNGLRKHPSGEVRQLVKLLVRKWKEIVDDWVRLHNSGGDGGSSVLTDGDSPDKIQGRSYQNAQVSDFKYSPSPQRHNGLSSERSSNNNGVESMIEKRRTSPAPTYHNNKQNNSIGYSTTSSSAPVRTVREQKDNLMDLEKLDSARKRLQENYQEAQNAKKQRTIQVMDIHDIPKPKNRNAFIRKGGGGLPGKHR